In Vairimorpha necatrix chromosome 8, complete sequence, a single window of DNA contains:
- a CDS encoding putative SP-containing protein, which translates to MLFFIFHLVAITCTDHIFVVPYHGYANVYISLNHEDLPGTYIISELNDKDCLEQTEQYYFKPITLEEKANLEQYLCCAKLLNWRDADKVKLFLNSDYVAIAKIKLHVNKNYFLDVMKSKSLVTVDTFMTSKILNFTDFFEFYSLKCHNLYDCKRDLASSEIPLLYLKNVLFRSSFKAGNKNRTKSETTEQIKIKKDNNIVEKKAFNCHENMKSKDYISIEIEIANLRNDYEFEKSFNKTENQKSEAFNFQKNQENAMIDTKTAELPKKLYCTMRNIPKETISINQKDVLEEIKKKPYKLGISESSNS; encoded by the exons atgttattttttattttccatcTTGTTGCAATAACTTGTACCGATCATATATTTGTAGTTCCATACCACGGATATGCAAATGTTTACATATCATTAAATCACGAGGACTTGCCCGGGACTTATATAATCAGTGAACTGAATGATAAAGATTGTCTTGAACA GACTGAACAATATTATTTCAAGCCAATAACTTTAGAAGAAAAGGCAAACTTAGAACAATACCTATGTTGTGCTAAACTCTTAAATTGGAGAGATGCCGACAAGgttaaattgtttttaaacaGCGATTATGTCGCAATTGCGAAAATTAAACTTCacgtaaataaaaattattttttagacgTGATGAAATCAAAGAGTTTAGTGACCGTAGACACTTTTATGACAAGTAAAATACTAAATTTTActgatttttttgaattctaTTCACTAAAATGTCATAATCTATATGATTGCAAAAGAGATCTCGCATCATCAGAAATTCCTTTGTTATAcctaaaaaatgtattgtTTAGATCGTCGTTCAAAGCTGGCAACAAAAATCGAACCAAATCAGAAACTACCGAACagattaaaataaaaaaagataataatataGTCGAAAAAAAAGCTTTCAATTGCCATGAAAACATGAAATCAAAAGATTATATAAGTATAGAAATCGAAATAGCTAATCTTAGAAATGATTACGAATTCgaaaaatcttttaataaaactgAAAACCAAAAATCTGAAGCTTtcaattttcaaaaaaaccAGGAAAATGCTATGATAGATACTAAAACTGCAGAACTGccgaaaaaattatattgcaCAATGCGCAATATTCCTAAAGAAACAATTTCTATTAATCAGAAGGATGTTCTCGAAGAGATCAAGAAAAAGCCTTATAAACTAGGCATAAGTGAAAGCTCCAACTCCTAA